A stretch of the Diprion similis isolate iyDipSimi1 chromosome 14, iyDipSimi1.1, whole genome shotgun sequence genome encodes the following:
- the LOC124414620 gene encoding juvenile hormone esterase-like gives MVSCFSIKCLFVALVLKNHVCVGWAEEIDTDELQVDIPQGKLQGTTRTTRNNRSISAFLGIPYAQPPIGNLRFANPVAADGWNRTRNATVDSNKCPQISNGEVVGDEDCLYLNVYTPELSEETTSRLLPVMVFIYGGGFKVGSDFSLVYGPEYLLDKDVILVTFNYRLGPLGYLSTGDKVASGNWGVKDQVLALKWVQSNVKYFGGDPDQVTLFGQSAGAALIHLLTMSNATIGLFHRYITQSGSALTKWAYRPSGPYADQAFDLGEYVGCSNTSTDSLIECLRTVDVLDIVSSYPKFSVSRSVPGVAWGPTDEPNIDGAVLTDSPQNLILAGLAHDLPGISGVCQDDGIVDTVYMYQNETWLAEILANFDDIIPSMLNWNYLPGSGAAWIEPIKSYYFKDFKADKNVILANLTALLSDAAFFYPLYNAIRQQSVKTVNPQYLYNFDYRGTLHWSFEYGGTTVDYGVTHGDDLVYLFPSSATFDMYNRTRSEKDFKMVDIMIELWTSFAIKGKPTTETFGNNMEWEPFSITKNNSLRIGNQSDLALTAEYSYFQERLQFWDDLIANVPL, from the exons ATGGTTTCGTGCTTCTCAATCAAATGCCTTTTCGTGGCATTGGTGCTGAAAAATCACGTATGCGTAGGTTGGGCCGAAGAAATAGATACTGATGAACTCCAGGTTGACATCCCTCAAGGAAAACTGCAGGGTACGACACGGACGACACGCAATAATCGGAGCATATCAGCTTTCTTGGGAATTCCTTATGCTCAGCCACCGATTGGAAATCTCCG GTTCGCAAATCCAGTGGCAGCTGATGGTTGGAACAGGACTCGAAACGCTACTGTAGATTCAAATAAATGCCCTCAGATCTCTAACGGCGAAGTAGTGGGGGATGAGGATTGCCTGTATCTTAACGTGTACACGCCGGAG CTTTCCGAAGAGACAACGTCACGCCTACTTCCGGTGATGGTGTTCATTTACGGCGGAGGATTCAAGGTCGGAAGTGATTTTTCATTGGTTTACGGCCCGGAATACCTCCTCGATAAAGATGTGATTCTCGTTACCTTCAACTATCGTCTGGGACCATTAGGATATTTGAGCACCGGTGACAAGGTGGCGTCGGGAAATTGGGGCGTAAAGGACCAAGTCCTCGCCCTGAAGTGGGTACAGAGTAACGTCAAGTACTTTGGAGGCGATCCTGATCAGGTGACGCTATTTGGACAAAGTGCAGGCGCAGCTTTGATTCATCTTCTGACAATGTCGAATGCCACGATTG GGCTGTTCCACAGGTACATAACGCAAAGTGGATCGGCCCTTACGAAATGGGCTTACAGACCGAGTGGCCCCTATGCTGACCAAGCATTTGACCTTGGAGAATATGTTGGCTGTTCCAATACATCAACGGATTCTCTGATTGAATGTTTGCGGACAGTCGATGTTTTGGACATTGTGAGTTCATATCCGAAATTCAGTGTGTCGCGATCAGTCCCAGGAGTTGCGTGGGGCCCAACTGATGAGCCAAATATTGATGGTGCCGTTCTCACTGATAGCCCCCAGAATTTAATTCTCGCTGGGCTGGCTCACGATTTGCCTGGGATTTCAGGTGTTTGTCAAGATGACGGAATAGTCGACACTGTAT ATATGTATCAAAATGAGACATGGCTTGCTGAGATTTTGGCAAACTTTGACGACATCATACCTTCTATGTTGAATTGGAACTATTTACCGGGTTCGGGAGCTGCTTGGATTGAACCAATCAAATCATACTACTTTAAAGATTTCAAAGCCGATAAGAACGTG ATACTTGCAAACCTGACAGCCCTTCTGAGTGACGCTGCCTTTTTTTACCCGCTTTACAACGCAATCAGACAGCAGTCCGTGAAGACGGTGAACCCACAATATCTTTACAACTTCGATTACCGTGGTACATTACACTGGTCGTTTGAGTATGGTGGCACTACGGTGGACTATGGAGTGACGCACGGTGATGATCTAGTATACCTGTTTCCAAGTTCGGCAACGTTCGATATGTATAACAGAACTCGAAGCGAGAAAGATTTCAAAATGGTGGACATCATGATAGAATTGTGGACGTCTTTCGCTATCAAGGG GAAACCTACGACTGAAACCTTCGGCAACAACATGGAGTGGGAACCGTTCTCAATCACGAAGAACAACAGCCTTCGGATCGGAAATCAATCCGATCTCGCACTCACCGCTGAATATTCCTATTTCCAAGAACGTCTGCAGTTTTGGGATGACTTGATAGCCAATGTGCCGTTATAA